Proteins encoded within one genomic window of Amycolatopsis nigrescens CSC17Ta-90:
- a CDS encoding sialidase family protein, translated as MVGFRWTGAAVAVVLTAGLAGIPEAGASPASCRSSVPYAAGDAGYHTFRIPAVVETKRGTLLAFAEGRHDSAGDTGAIDTVLRRSSDGGCHWGPLSVVTTSKTGGTAGNPSPVVTANGRVVLLTTHNGPEATESVIMSGQASDAETRRVHVQYSDNDGRDFSATRDITADTKAADWRWYATGPGHAIVLRSGRIVVPANHSSAPPAGSADVGTEKKYYGGHAIYSDDGGRNWRIGFTDSEPDGRVNANESTAAELPDGTVYFNARDQGGSEPGNRVDAYSRDGGRSLTAPYTGRPALAGPQVQGSVLQTSRPDVLLFSGPSSPDSRAAMRVRVSADGGRSWRDGHPVSPAPAAYSDLVQLDRRNLGLLYETGDAGPYEKIVFHRLALAEVAG; from the coding sequence ATGGTGGGATTCCGGTGGACTGGCGCGGCGGTGGCCGTGGTGCTGACGGCGGGGCTGGCCGGGATTCCGGAAGCGGGGGCGAGCCCGGCGTCCTGCCGGAGTTCGGTGCCCTACGCGGCAGGTGACGCGGGCTATCACACCTTCCGCATCCCGGCCGTGGTCGAGACGAAACGCGGCACGCTGCTCGCGTTCGCCGAAGGGCGGCACGACTCGGCCGGGGACACCGGCGCCATCGACACCGTGCTCCGGCGCTCGTCCGACGGCGGCTGCCACTGGGGGCCGCTGAGCGTGGTGACCACCTCGAAAACCGGTGGTACCGCGGGAAACCCGAGCCCGGTGGTGACCGCGAACGGCCGAGTGGTGCTGCTGACCACGCACAACGGGCCGGAGGCGACCGAGTCGGTGATCATGTCCGGCCAGGCGTCCGACGCCGAAACGCGCCGGGTCCACGTGCAGTACAGCGACAACGACGGGCGCGACTTCAGCGCCACCAGGGACATCACGGCGGACACCAAGGCCGCGGACTGGCGCTGGTACGCCACCGGCCCCGGGCATGCGATCGTGTTGCGAAGCGGCCGGATCGTGGTGCCCGCCAACCATTCCAGCGCGCCGCCGGCCGGTTCGGCGGACGTGGGCACGGAGAAGAAGTACTACGGCGGGCACGCGATCTACAGCGACGACGGCGGCCGGAACTGGCGGATCGGGTTCACCGACAGTGAGCCGGACGGTCGGGTCAACGCGAACGAGAGCACCGCGGCCGAGCTGCCGGACGGCACGGTGTACTTCAACGCGCGCGACCAGGGCGGCAGCGAACCGGGCAACCGGGTGGACGCCTACAGCCGCGACGGCGGCCGGAGCCTGACCGCGCCCTACACCGGACGGCCCGCGCTGGCCGGGCCGCAAGTGCAGGGCAGCGTGCTGCAAACGTCGCGGCCGGACGTGCTGCTGTTCTCCGGCCCGTCCTCGCCGGACAGCCGTGCCGCCATGCGCGTCCGGGTCAGCGCAGACGGCGGACGCAGCTGGCGCGACGGCCACCCGGTGTCGCCCGCGCCCGCCGCGTACTCCGACCTGGTGCAGCTCGACCGGCGGAACCTCGGGCTGCTCTACGAAACCGGCGACGCCGGGCCGTACGAGAAGATCGTCTTCCACCGGCTTGCGCTGGCCGAGGTGGCCGGATGA
- a CDS encoding TetR/AcrR family transcriptional regulator, which translates to MAKPSARDRVLDAYQDVLIEHGPSSVTLEAVAAEAGVSKGGLLYHFGSKDALLEGLIGRLYELTEEDLATARESPEGVASYYIRSSMAEVLRDERLYRTTLAAIRMMHLPRVSDAMREATAKWRALLLEHTPDALTADLIATVGDGLYLRAALGETETPLLDDLPTTLRRLGL; encoded by the coding sequence ATGGCGAAGCCCTCAGCACGCGACCGGGTCCTCGACGCCTACCAGGACGTCCTCATCGAGCACGGCCCTTCGTCGGTCACGCTCGAAGCCGTCGCCGCGGAGGCGGGGGTGTCCAAGGGCGGCCTGCTTTATCACTTCGGCTCGAAGGACGCCCTGCTCGAAGGTTTGATCGGCCGGCTGTACGAGCTGACCGAGGAGGATCTGGCCACCGCCCGCGAGTCGCCGGAGGGGGTGGCGAGCTACTACATCCGGTCCTCGATGGCCGAGGTGCTGCGGGACGAGCGGCTGTACCGGACCACGCTCGCCGCGATCCGCATGATGCACCTGCCACGGGTTTCCGACGCCATGCGCGAGGCGACCGCGAAATGGCGCGCCCTGCTGCTGGAACACACCCCGGACGCACTGACTGCCGACCTGATCGCCACCGTCGGCGACGGCCTCTACCTCCGCGCCGCCCTCGGCGAGACCGAAACCCCGCTGCTCGACGACCTCCCCACCACCCTGCGCCGCCTCGGCCTCTGA
- a CDS encoding MFS transporter: protein MTGRRQWWALAVLVLPVLLISVDMTVLGFALPYLSEDLAPTGAEQLWIVDIYSFMLAGLLVVMGTLGDRIGRRKLLLAGAAAFGAASVLAAFATTPLMLIAARALLGVGGATLMPSTLSLIRSIFTDGNRRRIAIAVWSAGFSGGMALGPVIGGWLLEHFWWGSVFLINVPVMVLLLVAGPILLPEARDPRPGRFDLFSAVLSLAAMLPVVYGIKLTAEHGLSLTAVVSVLAGLAVGVLFVRRQRALPEPMLDLDLFRNRAFSVSVATNLLGVFAMVGLLFLVPQYLQLVLGLRPLTAALWMLPATVAGVAGALLAAQLAKRYSTTALIGGGLLAGAVGFALLTQLGVHTGLAWLVAGFVLVGGGIALSETLTNDLVVSAAPAERAGAASAISETGYELGGALGTAILGSVATAVYRAGLPAGTPETARETLGGAAATAGQLPADQGGALLDVAREAFVQGLHVTAYAGTALLIYTGVQAMLLLNRKKNSVVRI, encoded by the coding sequence ATGACCGGGCGCAGGCAATGGTGGGCACTGGCGGTGCTGGTGCTGCCGGTGTTGTTGATCAGCGTGGACATGACCGTGCTCGGGTTCGCGCTGCCGTACCTGAGCGAAGACCTCGCGCCCACCGGCGCCGAGCAGCTCTGGATCGTGGACATCTACTCGTTCATGCTGGCCGGGCTGCTGGTGGTGATGGGCACCCTCGGCGACCGGATCGGCCGCCGCAAGCTGCTGCTCGCCGGCGCCGCCGCGTTCGGCGCCGCCTCGGTGCTGGCCGCGTTCGCGACCACGCCGCTGATGCTGATCGCGGCCCGCGCGTTGCTCGGCGTCGGCGGGGCCACCCTGATGCCGTCCACCCTTTCCCTGATCCGCAGCATCTTCACCGACGGGAACCGGCGCCGGATCGCGATCGCGGTGTGGAGCGCCGGGTTCTCCGGCGGGATGGCGCTCGGCCCGGTGATCGGCGGCTGGCTGCTGGAGCACTTCTGGTGGGGCTCGGTGTTCCTGATCAACGTGCCGGTGATGGTGCTGCTGCTCGTCGCCGGTCCGATCCTGCTGCCGGAGGCGCGCGACCCGCGGCCGGGCAGGTTCGACCTGTTCTCCGCGGTGCTTTCGCTGGCCGCGATGCTGCCGGTGGTCTACGGCATCAAGCTGACCGCCGAGCACGGCCTCAGCCTCACCGCCGTGGTCAGCGTGCTCGCCGGCCTCGCCGTCGGTGTGCTGTTCGTCCGCCGCCAGCGCGCACTGCCGGAACCGATGCTGGACCTCGACCTGTTCCGCAACCGCGCGTTCAGCGTCTCGGTGGCCACCAACCTGCTCGGCGTGTTCGCCATGGTCGGCCTGCTTTTCCTGGTGCCGCAGTACCTCCAGCTGGTGCTCGGGCTCCGGCCGCTGACCGCGGCGCTGTGGATGTTGCCGGCCACCGTGGCCGGGGTGGCCGGCGCGCTGCTCGCCGCCCAGCTGGCCAAGCGGTACAGCACCACGGCGCTGATCGGCGGCGGGCTGCTCGCCGGTGCCGTCGGTTTCGCGCTGCTGACCCAGCTCGGCGTGCACACCGGACTGGCCTGGCTGGTCGCCGGGTTCGTGCTGGTGGGCGGTGGGATCGCGCTGTCCGAGACGCTCACCAACGACCTGGTCGTCTCGGCCGCGCCCGCCGAACGGGCCGGTGCCGCGTCCGCCATCTCCGAGACCGGCTACGAGCTCGGTGGGGCACTGGGCACCGCGATCCTCGGCAGCGTGGCCACCGCGGTCTACCGCGCCGGGCTGCCCGCGGGCACCCCGGAAACGGCGCGCGAGACGCTCGGCGGTGCGGCCGCCACCGCCGGGCAGCTGCCCGCGGACCAGGGCGGTGCACTGCTCGACGTGGCGCGCGAGGCGTTCGTGCAGGGTCTGCACGTCACCGCCTATGCCGGAACCGCACTGCTGATCTACACCGGGGTGCAGGCGATGCTCCTGCTCAATCGGAAAAAGAATTCCGTAGTGCGGATCTGA
- a CDS encoding FAD-binding oxidoreductase: MSNDALLQTLRDELGRDAVLTDSDVTGSYSRDMMPLAPVGRPLAVVLPVDVAGVQAVVRACAAAGVPIVPRGAGSGLSGAANAIDGCVMLVLTKLNEIVEVDAGNRLAVVQPGVVNLDFRNAVEKHGLFYPPDPSSYDWCTIGGNLSTNAGGLCCVKYGVTTDSVLGLEVVLADGSILKTGRRTVKGVAGYDLARLFVGSEGTLGVITQATVALRPLPQAPGTLVAGFTSTEAAGAAVAQMVREGLVPSLLEIMDASSIKAAESYLKTDLGAGSDCQALLLAQSDAGGEVARRELAALEQICLDSGSDMTYATDDLAEGNMLLQARRVVLTALEQYGLWLTDDVCVPRTRIAELIAGCQRVSEEVGLRIAVVGHAGDGNMHPTIVYQPDSADEFERAQRAFDAILEIGLSLGGTVTGEHGVGKIKKDWLAKEIGPVGLRVHRQIKAALDPDNLFNPGSMFSLT, from the coding sequence ATGAGCAACGACGCCCTGCTGCAGACCCTTCGCGATGAGCTCGGCCGGGACGCCGTGCTCACCGACTCCGACGTCACCGGCAGCTACTCGCGGGACATGATGCCGCTCGCCCCGGTCGGCAGGCCGCTGGCGGTGGTGCTGCCGGTGGACGTCGCCGGGGTGCAGGCCGTGGTCCGGGCCTGCGCCGCGGCCGGGGTGCCGATCGTGCCGCGTGGTGCGGGCAGCGGGCTTTCCGGTGCGGCCAACGCGATCGACGGCTGCGTGATGCTGGTGCTGACCAAGCTCAACGAGATCGTGGAGGTCGACGCGGGCAACCGGCTCGCGGTGGTCCAGCCGGGCGTGGTCAACCTGGACTTCCGGAACGCGGTGGAGAAGCACGGGCTGTTCTATCCGCCGGACCCGTCCAGCTACGACTGGTGCACCATCGGCGGGAACCTCTCCACCAACGCCGGCGGGCTGTGCTGCGTGAAGTACGGGGTCACCACGGATTCCGTGCTGGGCTTGGAAGTCGTGCTCGCCGACGGCTCGATCCTGAAGACCGGCCGGCGCACCGTGAAAGGCGTCGCGGGCTACGACCTGGCCAGGCTGTTCGTCGGCAGCGAGGGCACGCTCGGCGTGATCACCCAGGCCACCGTCGCGCTGCGCCCGCTGCCGCAGGCGCCCGGCACCCTGGTCGCCGGGTTCACCAGCACCGAGGCCGCCGGGGCGGCGGTGGCGCAGATGGTGCGCGAGGGGCTGGTGCCGTCGCTGCTGGAGATCATGGACGCCAGTTCGATCAAGGCCGCCGAGAGCTACCTGAAGACCGACCTCGGCGCCGGCTCGGACTGCCAGGCGCTGCTGCTCGCGCAGTCCGACGCGGGTGGCGAGGTGGCCCGCCGCGAACTGGCCGCGCTGGAACAGATCTGCCTGGACTCCGGCTCGGACATGACCTACGCGACCGACGATCTGGCCGAGGGCAACATGTTGCTGCAGGCGCGCCGGGTGGTGCTGACCGCGCTGGAGCAGTACGGGCTGTGGCTCACCGACGACGTGTGCGTGCCGCGCACCCGGATCGCCGAGCTGATCGCCGGCTGCCAGCGGGTGAGCGAGGAGGTCGGGCTGCGGATCGCGGTGGTCGGGCACGCCGGGGACGGCAACATGCACCCGACGATCGTCTACCAGCCCGACTCGGCGGACGAGTTCGAGCGCGCCCAGCGGGCGTTCGACGCGATCCTGGAGATCGGCCTCTCGCTCGGTGGCACGGTGACCGGCGAGCACGGCGTCGGCAAGATCAAAAAAGACTGGCTGGCCAAGGAAATCGGGCCGGTTGGCCTGCGCGTGCACCGCCAGATCAAGGCCGCCCTCGACCCGGACAACCTCTTCAACCCCGGCTCCATGTTCTCCCTGACCTGA
- a CDS encoding VTT domain-containing protein — MFTQSTTTLALMPDWFSPDYLLTEFGGYVIVGLCLIIFIESSIFPVLPGDSLLFTAGLFIANGSIKSPLWLVCVLVTVAALLGNVVGYLIGYKAGPALFKRPDSRFFKQEYVEKTHAFLDKHGPKAVVLARFVPFVRTFITWIAGIGKMDPKRYFTYTVIGGILWAAGITVLGALLGNIGFIRDNVDAIFILIVVISVVPIVIEYFKGRKEKKLAAEQAPDPEATQHIPRVTD, encoded by the coding sequence ATGTTCACCCAGTCCACGACCACTCTGGCGTTGATGCCCGACTGGTTCAGCCCTGACTACCTGCTCACCGAGTTCGGTGGGTACGTAATCGTCGGCCTCTGCCTGATCATCTTCATCGAGAGCAGCATTTTCCCGGTACTGCCGGGTGATTCGCTGTTGTTCACCGCCGGCCTGTTCATCGCCAACGGCAGCATCAAGTCGCCGTTGTGGCTGGTCTGCGTGCTGGTCACGGTCGCCGCCCTGCTCGGCAACGTGGTGGGTTATCTGATCGGCTACAAGGCCGGTCCCGCGTTGTTCAAACGGCCGGACTCGCGATTCTTCAAACAGGAGTATGTGGAGAAGACGCACGCCTTCCTGGACAAGCACGGCCCGAAAGCCGTGGTGCTGGCCCGTTTTGTTCCATTCGTCCGTACTTTCATCACCTGGATCGCCGGTATCGGCAAGATGGATCCCAAGCGGTACTTCACCTACACCGTGATCGGCGGCATTCTGTGGGCCGCCGGCATCACCGTGCTGGGCGCGCTGCTGGGCAACATCGGCTTCATCCGGGACAACGTCGACGCGATCTTCATCCTGATCGTGGTGATCTCCGTTGTCCCGATCGTGATCGAGTACTTCAAGGGGCGCAAGGAAAAGAAGCTCGCCGCCGAGCAGGCCCCGGATCCCGAGGCCACTCAGCACATCCCCCGCGTCACCGACTGA
- a CDS encoding AurF N-oxygenase family protein, translating into MNRRTDTPPSRETTANRLLASSAKLSYDPDVDIDWDAPLEPGKYFVPEQLVTLYGTELWGRMSQEQRIELSKQEMINTISVGIWFETILIQMLMRLAYRKDPTTAHVHYAYTEVAEECRHSMMFGRLIDRVGGRPYRQDLRWYLLGQVLPFVLRGPAMWAATLMGEEVFDVLQRDTMRDENLQPIVRAVMRIHVTEEARHVRYAREDLLRGMGRVNRLEKEFARLVAARGALLLATSLTRREQYERAGLNGREAQRQARANPNMHEAFRHGAGRVVGFLTEADLIGGPTKYFWRRSKLIV; encoded by the coding sequence ATGAACCGTCGCACGGACACCCCGCCGAGCCGGGAGACCACCGCGAACCGCCTGCTCGCGTCCTCGGCGAAGCTGTCCTACGACCCCGACGTGGACATCGACTGGGACGCGCCGCTGGAGCCGGGCAAGTACTTCGTGCCGGAGCAGCTGGTCACCCTGTACGGCACCGAGCTCTGGGGCCGGATGAGCCAGGAGCAGCGGATCGAGCTGTCCAAGCAGGAGATGATCAACACGATCAGCGTTGGCATCTGGTTCGAGACCATCCTGATCCAGATGCTGATGCGGCTGGCCTACCGCAAGGACCCGACCACGGCCCACGTGCACTACGCCTACACCGAGGTGGCCGAGGAGTGCCGGCACTCGATGATGTTCGGCAGGCTGATCGACCGGGTCGGCGGCCGGCCCTACCGGCAGGACCTCCGCTGGTACCTGCTCGGCCAGGTGCTGCCGTTCGTGCTCCGCGGGCCCGCCATGTGGGCCGCCACGCTGATGGGCGAAGAGGTCTTCGACGTGCTCCAGCGCGACACCATGCGCGACGAGAACCTGCAGCCGATCGTGCGCGCGGTGATGCGGATCCACGTCACCGAGGAGGCCAGGCACGTGCGCTACGCCAGGGAGGACCTGCTGCGCGGGATGGGCCGGGTCAACCGGCTGGAGAAGGAGTTCGCGCGGCTGGTCGCCGCGCGCGGCGCGCTGCTGCTGGCCACCTCGCTGACCAGGCGCGAGCAGTACGAGCGCGCCGGACTCAACGGCCGCGAGGCGCAGCGGCAGGCACGGGCCAACCCGAACATGCACGAGGCGTTCCGGCACGGCGCCGGCCGGGTGGTCGGGTTCCTGACCGAAGCCGACCTGATCGGCGGGCCGACCAAGTACTTCTGGCGTCGCTCGAAGCTGATCGTCTAG